The Halogranum gelatinilyticum genome contains a region encoding:
- the citZ gene encoding citrate synthase, with product MSDELKRGLEGVLVAESELSFIDGDAGKLVYRGYTIEDLARNASYEEVVYLLWHGELPTREELESFRETMAAERELADGVHETVRELAEQDEDPMAALRTIVSDFSAYDADADGFENVTDDEANIRKACRITSKIPTALAAFQRIRQGDDPVAPREDLTHAANFLYMLNDEEPDEVLAETFDMALVLHADHGLNASTFSAMVTASTLTDLHSAVTSAVGTLAGSLHGGANQNVMRMLKEVDEADMEPTEWVVKALEEGRRVPGFGHRVYNVKDPRAKILGEKSEALGEAAGDMKWYDMSVAIEEYIGEEKGLAPNVDFYSASTYYQMGIPVDIYTPIFAMSRVSGWIAHVFEQYDDNRLIRPRARYIGETEQEFVPLDER from the coding sequence ATGTCAGACGAACTGAAGCGGGGGCTGGAAGGCGTGCTCGTCGCTGAGTCGGAACTCAGCTTCATCGACGGCGACGCCGGGAAACTCGTCTACCGAGGCTACACCATCGAGGACCTCGCGCGCAACGCGAGCTACGAAGAAGTCGTCTATCTCCTCTGGCACGGTGAACTGCCGACGCGCGAGGAGCTGGAGTCGTTCCGCGAGACGATGGCCGCCGAGCGCGAACTCGCAGACGGCGTCCACGAGACTGTCCGCGAACTCGCCGAACAGGACGAGGACCCGATGGCCGCGCTTCGGACCATCGTCTCGGACTTCTCGGCCTACGACGCCGACGCCGACGGCTTCGAGAACGTGACCGACGACGAGGCGAACATCCGGAAGGCCTGTCGCATCACGTCGAAGATCCCGACCGCGCTGGCCGCGTTCCAGCGGATCCGTCAGGGCGACGACCCCGTCGCGCCGCGCGAGGACCTGACACACGCCGCGAACTTCCTCTACATGCTCAACGACGAGGAGCCGGACGAGGTGCTCGCCGAGACGTTCGACATGGCACTCGTCCTCCACGCCGACCACGGGCTGAACGCCTCGACGTTCTCCGCGATGGTCACTGCCTCGACGCTCACGGACCTCCACAGTGCCGTCACGAGTGCCGTCGGCACGCTCGCCGGAAGCCTCCACGGCGGGGCGAACCAGAACGTGATGCGGATGCTCAAGGAGGTCGACGAGGCCGACATGGAGCCGACCGAATGGGTCGTCAAGGCACTCGAAGAGGGCCGCCGCGTCCCCGGCTTCGGCCACCGCGTCTACAACGTCAAGGACCCCCGCGCGAAGATCCTCGGCGAGAAGTCCGAAGCACTCGGCGAGGCCGCGGGCGACATGAAGTGGTACGACATGAGCGTCGCCATCGAGGAGTACATCGGCGAGGAGAAGGGGCTGGCACCCAACGTCGACTTCTACTCCGCGTCGACCTACTACCAGATGGGTATCCCGGTCGACATCTACACGCCCATCTTCGCGATGTCGCGCGTCAGCGGCTGGATCGCACACGTCTTCGAACAGTACGACGACAACCGCCTCATCCGGCCGCGTGCCCGCTACATCGGCGAGACGGAACAGGAGTTCGTCCCGCTCGACGAACGGTAA
- a CDS encoding DUF7129 domain-containing putative zinc-binding protein translates to MDKQEAFDGMVAWYECAHCGFRPIATEARSTCPRCDQPL, encoded by the coding sequence ATGGACAAACAGGAAGCGTTCGACGGGATGGTCGCGTGGTACGAATGTGCCCACTGCGGGTTCAGACCCATCGCGACCGAGGCGCGGTCGACGTGTCCGCGCTGTGACCAGCCGCTCTAA
- a CDS encoding DsbA family oxidoreductase, with protein MSQKSADQITVYSDYVCPFCYLGRHSLQQYQETREEALEIDWHPFDLRSQKRKPDGSIDFSVDDGKDEDYYEQAKENVRRLQEKYDVEMTLDIATDIDSLPAQIASYYVKQHYDTDTWLDFDVAVFESLWKEGKDIGDEELLVELAEDAGVAGDEIRSALDDEALRAEVREQFTEAQQSGVTGVPTFAYEGYAARGAVPPEQLERLVEGT; from the coding sequence ATGAGCCAGAAGTCCGCAGACCAGATCACGGTGTATTCGGACTACGTCTGTCCGTTCTGCTATCTCGGCCGCCACTCGCTGCAACAGTATCAGGAGACCCGCGAGGAGGCACTCGAGATCGACTGGCACCCGTTTGACCTCCGAAGCCAGAAGCGTAAGCCGGACGGCAGCATCGACTTCTCGGTCGACGACGGCAAGGACGAGGACTACTACGAGCAGGCCAAAGAGAACGTCCGCCGCCTGCAGGAGAAGTACGACGTCGAGATGACGCTCGACATCGCCACCGACATCGACTCGCTGCCCGCCCAGATTGCCTCCTACTACGTCAAGCAGCACTACGACACCGACACCTGGCTCGACTTCGACGTGGCCGTCTTCGAGTCACTCTGGAAGGAGGGCAAGGACATCGGTGATGAGGAGCTGCTCGTCGAACTCGCCGAAGACGCGGGCGTCGCTGGCGACGAGATCCGGTCGGCACTCGACGACGAGGCGTTGCGCGCGGAGGTCCGCGAGCAGTTCACCGAAGCACAGCAGAGCGGCGTTACCGGCGTGCCGACGTTCGCCTACGAGGGCTACGCTGCTCGCGGTGCCGTGCCACCCGAACAGCTCGAACGGCTGGTCGAGGGAACTTAG
- the thiD gene encoding bifunctional hydroxymethylpyrimidine kinase/phosphomethylpyrimidine kinase — protein sequence MRRPAPVSPPVALTVAGSDSGGGAGIQADLKTMEAHGVFGTSVVTAVTAQNTRGVESSHVLPTEEIEAQLDAVRDDFAVAAVKTGMLATADVVRTVADGLAAVDAPLVVDPVMVATSGDRLLSPDAELAYEDLVAAATLVTPNADEADVLTGLDVTDAASAEAAGERLVELGADAALVKGGHLGGDRVVDVLVSDEGVHRFEHSRVDTDATHGSGCTLSSAIAARLAHGDDLVSAVERGTDFLQRAVRYNLDVGDGPGAVHHLVGLREEADRHRVVEDVASVVERFVARDVSALVPEVGMNVVGATPAAEAVDETAAVEGRITRTLSGVNPNRGVRLGASSHVARFLLAARESDPALRFAVNCRFADDVETALSALDGPVAEYDRSVEPESDEEGNTMGWGARQAFGTRDADEPTPVAVVDRGAVGKERIVKLVARDPAELVERTFTLLDAVENES from the coding sequence ATGCGCCGACCTGCACCCGTCTCGCCGCCCGTCGCGCTGACCGTCGCTGGCAGCGACTCCGGCGGCGGCGCGGGCATCCAAGCGGACCTGAAGACGATGGAGGCCCACGGCGTCTTCGGCACCTCCGTCGTGACCGCCGTCACCGCACAGAACACCCGCGGCGTCGAGTCCTCGCACGTCCTGCCGACCGAGGAGATCGAAGCCCAACTCGACGCCGTCCGCGACGACTTCGCCGTCGCCGCGGTCAAGACCGGGATGTTGGCGACGGCCGACGTGGTTCGCACCGTCGCCGACGGACTCGCGGCCGTCGACGCCCCGCTCGTCGTCGACCCGGTGATGGTCGCCACGTCGGGCGACCGCCTGCTCTCCCCGGATGCCGAGTTGGCCTACGAGGACCTCGTCGCGGCCGCGACGCTCGTGACGCCGAACGCCGACGAGGCGGACGTCCTGACCGGTCTCGACGTGACCGACGCGGCGTCCGCGGAAGCCGCCGGCGAACGGCTCGTCGAGCTGGGGGCGGACGCCGCGCTCGTGAAGGGTGGCCATCTCGGCGGCGACCGCGTGGTCGACGTGTTGGTTTCGGACGAGGGAGTCCACCGCTTCGAACACTCCCGCGTCGACACCGACGCGACCCACGGCTCCGGCTGCACGCTCTCCAGTGCCATCGCGGCCCGACTGGCCCACGGCGACGACCTCGTGAGTGCCGTCGAGCGCGGGACCGACTTCCTCCAGCGGGCGGTCCGCTACAACCTCGACGTCGGCGACGGACCCGGCGCGGTCCACCATCTGGTCGGCCTGCGCGAAGAAGCCGACCGTCACCGCGTCGTCGAGGACGTCGCGAGCGTGGTCGAGCGGTTCGTCGCCCGCGACGTGTCGGCACTCGTCCCCGAGGTCGGAATGAACGTCGTCGGCGCGACCCCCGCTGCCGAGGCCGTCGACGAGACCGCGGCCGTCGAGGGTCGCATCACCCGGACGCTCTCGGGGGTCAACCCGAACCGAGGGGTCCGGCTGGGCGCGTCGAGCCACGTCGCGCGCTTCCTGCTGGCCGCCCGCGAGTCGGACCCGGCACTCCGCTTCGCGGTCAACTGTCGGTTCGCCGACGACGTGGAGACCGCGCTGTCGGCACTCGACGGGCCGGTCGCGGAGTACGACCGCTCGGTAGAGCCCGAGTCCGACGAGGAGGGCAACACGATGGGGTGGGGTGCGCGACAGGCGTTCGGCACGCGCGACGCCGACGAGCCGACGCCCGTCGCCGTCGTCGACCGCGGCGCGGTCGGCAAGGAGCGCATCGTCAAACTCGTCGCTCGCGACCCCGCGGAGTTGGTCGAGCGGACGTTCACGCTGCTGGACGCGGTGGAGAACGAGTCGTAG
- a CDS encoding DUF7536 family protein has translation MSDDIPERPPSGGLVQALNVPRNATIGVAVGLLLAVSVYLIRVFELLGPVLGTREYPILGPQGWFVFLAFVLATTSAMLVTALLTLVSAYRLAQEV, from the coding sequence GTGAGCGACGACATCCCCGAACGGCCGCCGTCGGGCGGACTCGTCCAGGCGTTGAACGTCCCGCGGAACGCCACGATCGGCGTCGCCGTCGGCCTTCTCTTGGCAGTCTCGGTCTATCTCATCCGGGTGTTCGAACTGCTCGGGCCGGTCCTCGGCACGCGCGAGTATCCGATTCTCGGGCCGCAGGGCTGGTTCGTCTTCCTCGCGTTCGTACTGGCGACGACGAGCGCGATGCTCGTCACGGCACTGTTGACGCTGGTGTCGGCCTACCGGCTCGCCCAAGAAGTCTAG
- a CDS encoding AIR synthase family protein — translation MSELGKIDRAFFDEYVYPNLGAERDDVRLAPQHGVDFGVVDVGGKAVAMATDPVFVLPSLGFERAAWFAFHILVSDVAVSGLPPTHLAVDFNLPPEITDEQCRTLFETFDAEARGLGVSIVTGHTARYAGCNYPMVGGATSVAVGDHANLVRPDGARVGDTVVVTKGPAIEATGLLSIQFEPLLRDSDLAAETVEAAQDRFYDMSPVKDALVAAAAGNVTAMHDATECGVYGGLYELARAADVGIDIDRDLVPVMPGVREACDFFGIDPWHSISEGTLLATVDPDDVDAVLASLEAEGIPAAAVGTVVEGSGLRVDGEDVPHPEVDPFWGTFEEYMEKLGAGGEVTEGGA, via the coding sequence ATGTCCGAACTCGGCAAGATAGACCGGGCGTTCTTCGACGAGTACGTGTATCCGAATCTGGGCGCGGAGCGCGACGACGTGCGGCTCGCACCGCAACACGGCGTCGACTTCGGCGTCGTCGACGTGGGTGGGAAGGCCGTCGCGATGGCGACGGACCCGGTGTTCGTCCTGCCGTCGCTCGGCTTCGAGCGGGCGGCGTGGTTCGCGTTCCACATCCTCGTGAGCGACGTGGCCGTCTCCGGGCTTCCGCCGACGCATCTCGCCGTCGACTTCAACCTCCCGCCCGAGATCACCGACGAGCAGTGTCGGACGCTGTTCGAGACGTTCGACGCCGAAGCGCGCGGGCTGGGCGTGAGCATCGTCACGGGCCACACCGCCCGCTATGCCGGCTGTAACTATCCGATGGTCGGCGGCGCGACGAGCGTCGCCGTCGGCGACCACGCGAACCTCGTCCGCCCGGACGGTGCGCGCGTCGGCGACACCGTCGTCGTCACGAAGGGACCCGCAATCGAGGCGACCGGTCTCCTGAGCATCCAGTTCGAACCGCTGCTCCGCGACAGCGACCTCGCCGCGGAGACGGTCGAGGCCGCCCAGGACCGCTTCTACGACATGAGTCCCGTGAAGGACGCGCTGGTCGCGGCGGCCGCCGGAAACGTCACGGCGATGCACGACGCGACGGAGTGCGGCGTCTACGGCGGGCTGTACGAACTCGCCCGTGCCGCCGACGTCGGTATCGACATCGACCGCGACCTAGTGCCGGTCATGCCGGGCGTCCGCGAGGCCTGCGACTTCTTCGGCATCGACCCGTGGCACTCCATCAGCGAGGGGACGCTCCTGGCGACGGTCGACCCCGACGACGTCGATGCCGTCCTCGCCTCGCTCGAGGCCGAGGGAATCCCCGCGGCCGCCGTCGGCACCGTCGTCGAAGGCTCGGGCCTCCGCGTCGACGGCGAGGACGTCCCCCATCCCGAGGTCGACCCGTTCTGGGGGACGTTCGAGGAGTACATGGAGAAGCTGGGGGCAGGGGGCGAGGTTACGGAGGGAGGGGCCTGA
- a CDS encoding winged helix-turn-helix transcriptional regulator gives MAINDIEDEELVGPCSVIDSIQQIGSQWRLIVLHDLQEGEKRFNELKRSTGASSRTLSRVLEDLQETGFVNRRLEEDSPVATYYSLTEKGCSLAPVFEEIEAWAEEWLEQPLVGEN, from the coding sequence ATGGCGATCAACGACATCGAAGACGAGGAACTCGTGGGACCGTGCTCGGTCATCGACTCGATCCAGCAGATCGGGTCGCAGTGGCGACTCATCGTACTCCACGACCTCCAAGAGGGCGAGAAGCGGTTCAACGAACTCAAGCGGTCGACGGGTGCGAGTTCGCGGACGCTCTCGCGCGTCCTCGAAGACCTCCAAGAGACCGGCTTCGTCAACCGGCGGCTGGAGGAGGACTCGCCGGTCGCGACGTACTACAGCCTCACCGAGAAGGGCTGCTCGCTCGCCCCCGTCTTCGAGGAGATCGAGGCGTGGGCCGAAGAGTGGCTCGAGCAGCCGCTCGTCGGCGAGAACTGA
- a CDS encoding potassium channel family protein: protein MDPRDVEYEPVSVKAVLAEMKDTAELLIDLSYSAVLHRSTDIAEEVLELEDRMDVLQLQARMSLLMAARTPDDAEALAPVLGVVGAAEKISDAAGDIAKIVLEDIGLPDAMRAALPEAVETVVRGTVAADSAYAGETLAAVNMETETGVRVIAIRRQGDWITNPDHETTLEAGDVVLLRGLEEGIATVYETATGTAYEPPEISESTIEDLERAVDSIVLMKNMSELAVDLAYGAVLFDSEGVAEEVAELEAEVDALESRFEAWTLRAASRVEDPISLRGLMHLAGATEVISDAALEISEGVLRGMDTHPVVAAAVEESDEIIVRLTVGAGSPLANATLGDKMVRTETGMRVIAVRRPDGGEWVVSPGPATKLTPGDVIIAKGTRAAAEQLSELAGEPQDYHD from the coding sequence ATGGACCCTCGGGACGTCGAGTACGAGCCGGTCAGTGTGAAGGCGGTGCTCGCGGAGATGAAAGACACCGCAGAGCTGCTCATCGACCTCTCGTACTCCGCCGTCCTCCACCGCAGCACCGACATCGCCGAGGAGGTGCTCGAGCTCGAAGACCGGATGGACGTCCTCCAGCTCCAGGCGCGGATGAGCCTCCTCATGGCCGCCCGCACCCCCGACGACGCCGAAGCGCTCGCGCCCGTCCTCGGCGTCGTCGGCGCGGCCGAGAAGATATCCGACGCAGCGGGCGACATCGCGAAGATCGTCCTCGAAGACATCGGCCTGCCCGACGCGATGCGCGCGGCACTGCCCGAGGCCGTCGAGACGGTCGTCCGCGGGACCGTCGCCGCCGACTCGGCCTACGCGGGCGAGACGCTCGCCGCCGTCAACATGGAGACGGAGACGGGCGTCCGCGTCATCGCCATCCGCCGGCAGGGCGACTGGATCACGAACCCCGACCACGAGACGACGCTCGAAGCCGGTGACGTGGTCCTCCTGCGCGGGCTGGAAGAGGGCATCGCGACGGTCTACGAGACCGCGACGGGCACCGCCTACGAACCCCCCGAGATATCCGAGTCGACCATCGAAGACCTCGAACGCGCGGTCGACTCCATCGTCCTGATGAAGAACATGAGCGAACTCGCGGTCGACCTCGCCTACGGGGCCGTCCTCTTCGACAGCGAGGGCGTCGCCGAGGAGGTCGCGGAACTGGAAGCCGAGGTCGACGCGCTCGAATCGCGCTTCGAGGCGTGGACGCTCCGCGCCGCGAGTCGCGTCGAGGACCCCATCTCGCTACGCGGGCTAATGCATCTCGCGGGCGCGACGGAGGTCATCAGCGACGCCGCACTCGAAATCAGTGAGGGCGTCCTCCGCGGGATGGACACCCACCCCGTCGTCGCCGCCGCCGTCGAGGAGTCCGATGAGATCATCGTCCGGCTGACCGTCGGCGCGGGAAGCCCGCTCGCGAACGCGACGCTCGGCGACAAGATGGTCCGGACGGAGACCGGGATGCGCGTCATCGCGGTCCGCCGGCCCGACGGCGGCGAGTGGGTCGTCTCACCCGGCCCGGCGACGAAGCTCACGCCGGGCGACGTCATCATCGCGAAGGGGACGCGCGCGGCCGCAGAACAGCTGAGCGAACTCGCGGGCGAACCGCAGGACTACCACGACTGA